The DNA sequence GAGTTTCTAAAAATTTATTAGAAAAATATAAAATCAAATCAAAATTGATTTCAAATCATAAATTCAATGAAAAAAAAAATGCATTACAGATAATTGAATATTTAAAATCAGGTAAATTAATTTCACTGATATCAGATGCAGGAACTCCAAGTATCTCTGATCCAGGTTTAGTATTAGTAAATGAATGTATAAAGAATAATCTTAATATATTTTCAATACCTGGACCGTCAGCAGTTACAACTGCTGTTGCAGCAAGTGGGTTTTCGGATAAGTTTTTATTTTATGGTTTTTTACCAGAAAAAAACAATCAAATTGAAGATGAATTAAAAAAATTATCAAATTTTAATCACAGTTTAGTTTTTTTTTCATCATCAAAAAAAATAAATAAACTTATACCTGCATTTAAAAAATTTTTTAGTGGAAGAAAAATAGTCTTCTGTAGAGAGCTGTCTAAATTGTATGAAGAGTATATTAGAAAGAATATTGATGAATTGGAATTATTTAATAGTGAATTAAAAGGCGAATTAACAATAGTTATTTCTGAAAAAAAAGAAGAAAAAGCTTCCCAAAAGCTAAGTGAATCAGATATTAATTTGATTAAGAAAATGGTTAACAAATTAACTACAAAAGAAATTACAGATTTAATATGTAGCAATAAAAATGTTCCCAAAAAAGTGGTTTATAATTATTGCTTAAAATTAAAAAATGAAATTTAAAATTTTAATAATTATTTTTTTATCAGTTATTTTATCTGGTTGTGTACCAGGAGTTAGCTCAACTGGTTTATTTGGTACTGGAGTATCAGTTGCAATCGATCCAAGAACTGTCGGAACACAAATAGATGACTCTATTATGCAAAAAACGATTTCAAGTAAAATACTTGCTATGGATAAAAAACATTTTTTAAAAGTTAAAACTAAAGTTTTGGATGGAAGAATATTTATTACTGGAAAAGTTGATGCACCGGAAGAAAAATTAAAAATTACTAAAATTGCTTGGGAAACAAAAGGCGCTAGATCAGTAAGAAATGATATCAAAATAAAAGAGGAATTTAATTTTAAGCAATCAGCAAAAGATTTACTTATAACGTCTCAATTAAGGACAGCTCTAATAGTAAATAAAAATATCAAAGCAACAAATTATCAAATAGATACTTATAAAAAGAAAATTTATGTGTATGGGATAGCCTCAACTGATGAAGAAAAAGAAATGGTTATCAGTGAAGCAAAAGAAATTCTTGACGTTGAGGATGTTGTAGCAAGTATTTTACTACTTGAAGATTTGAGAATTCAAAAAAATTAATCTATTTGATATTCAATAACCTCTGATGAATAAGCTGCAATCGAGGCTAAGTTAATTATTTCAGATGTTGAAGATCTAAGTGGAGCTATCTCAATTGGTAATCCAAGACCAATCAATAAGGGTCCTATAACTTTAGTATCACCTAAAGTTTTCATTAGTTTATAGGAGATGGCTGCACTGTGTTGCCCAGGCATTATCAGAATATTTGCTTTACCTACTATTTTTGCAAAAGGATACAGTTCTTCATAATCAGAATTTAGAGCAACATCAGGCTGCATATCACCATCAAATTCAAAATTAACTTGTCTATCTTTTAATATATCTACTGCTGTACGAATGTGTTTTGTCCTACTTGTCAAAGGTTGTCCAAATGTAGAGTGTGAAACAAATGCAATTTTTGGATCAATTCCAAAAAGTCTTACTACTCTAGCTGCTGAAATTGCTATTTCCGCCATTTCTTCTGATGTTGGGTATTCGTGAACGCTTGTATCTGCAATAAAAATTGTTTTTCCTTTATTAACAACCATGTTAAGTCCAAACATTATTTCACCTTTTCTAACATCTACAACTTGTTTTATTTTTTCAAGAGATGCTCCAAAACGTCTAGTATTTCCAGTAACTGCACCATCTGCATCTCCACAAGCTACCATGCTAGTAGCCCAAACTACTCTATCGTTTCTTACCATTCGATCACAATCTCGTTCTAACAAACCTTGTTCTCTTTGAAGTTTTTTGAATAGATGATTTACGTATTTTTTTCTTTTTTCTTCGTCTTTTGAATTAGTAATTTCAATATCAAAATTTTCGCTGTAACCAATATTTTTAATCTGCTCTTTAATTTTACTTTCTTTACCAACTAAAATTGGAATACCAAGTTTTGAATTTTTAAATGCTATTGCAGCTTTTAAAGTATTTTCATCTTCCCCATCTGCAAAAACAATTCTTTTTTGATTTTTTTTAATGAATGAGTTTATACCTTGCATAATTGTAACTGTTGGGTCTAATCTTTGTTTAAGTTGATCTTTATAGATTTCAAAGTTATCAATTTTTTTTCTAGCAACTCCACTTTCAATAGCAGCCTTAGCTACAGCAGCTGGAATGACACTAATTAGTCTTGGATCAAAAGTTGATGGGATTATATATTCTTTTCCATAATGAGGTCTTTCACCGCCCATAGCTGCAACAACTTCATCTGGCACATCTTCTCTAGCAAGTTTTGCTATAGCTTCAGCAGCAGCAACTTTCATTTCTTCATTAATTGTTTTCGATCTTACGTCTAGAGCACCTCTGAATATATAAGGAAATCCAATTAAATTATTTACTTGATTGGGATAATCTGATCTTCCAGTTGCAATAATTGCATCATTTCTTACTTCGTTTATTTCCTCTGGTGTAATTTCTGGATCAGGATTTGCACATGCAAATATAATTGGGTTTTTAGACATGTTTTTAACCATATCTTTTTTCAAAACACCTTTGGAAGATAATCCTAAAAATACATCAGCTCCTTTAATTGCATCACTTAAAGTTCTTAAATCTGTATTAATTGCAAATCTTGATTTCCATTGATCTATACCTTCTGCTCTTCCTTTATAAATCACACCTTTTCGATCTAGCATTATTACATTTTCAGATTTTACACCTGTGTTAATAAATAACTCTGTACATGCCTGAGCAGATGCACCAGCACCATTAACTACAACTTTTATATCTTTGATTGATTTTCCACTTATGTCGAGTGCATTCAGTAAAGCTGCTGTTGTGATAATTGCTGTTCCATGTTGATCATCATGAAATACTGGAATGTCTAATATTTCTTTAAGTTTTTGCTCTATGATAAAACAATCTGGTGCAGCTATATCCTCTAAATTTATTCCTCCAAAACTCGGAGCAAAATTTTTAATTGAATTGATAATTTCATCAGCATCTTTACAGTCTATTTCTAAATCAATCGAATCTATATCTGCAAACCTTTTAAATAGTACTGCCTTTCCTTCCATAACTGGTTTAGAGGCTAATGCACCTAAGTTGCCCAGTCCTAAAATTGCTGAACCATTACTAATTACTGCTACTAAATTTCCTTTACTCGTATAATCATAAGCTGCTTCTGGATCCTCACTTATTTTTTTAACTGGGGCAGCAACCCCTGGAGAATAAGCAAGAGCAAGGTCTCTTTTTGTAGTCATATTTTTGGAAGAGATTATTTCGATCTTGCCAGGTTTCTTATCTTTATGAAAATCTAAAGCTTCTTTATCTGTGTAATGATCAATCTTTGTTTTTTTCATTTTTATTAAACTGAATACAAACTTTATCTATTTTATATTTTTTATTATTTGGAATATTTGATCTATATATTCTGATAATAAGTATACAATTAGGGTAAAATTAAGACTAATATGATTTATGAACTTAATTAAGTCAACAGGCACATTTGGCTTTTATACCATCATTAGCAGACTGCTTGGATATATTAGAGACATATTAATTGCAATATTTCTTGGAACAGGTTTGTTGGCAGATGCTTTTTTTGTAGCATTTCGAATTCCAAATACATTTAGAAGATTATTCTCAGAAGGAACTTTCAATGCCGCCTTTGTACCTAGCTATACTTCTGAAATGAACAAAGGAAAAAAATCTGCAAACGATTTTGCAAATAATATTTTTAATCTTTTATTTTTAGGTCTCTTAATTTTAACAATAGTTGTTCAAATTTTTATGCCTGGATTTGTATCAATTATTGCCCCAGGTTTTGTAGATGATTTAGATAAAATGGATTTAGCTATCAGTTTAACAAGGATTACTTTTCCTTTTTTATTATTTATTAGTTTAGCATCTTTTTTTTCTGCAATATTAAATTCTCATAATAAATTTGCTGCAGCTTCAGCAGCACCAATTTTATTAAATTTTATTTTAATAATTGTTTTATTATTTTCTAAAGCTTTAGGAGATGAGCTTGTTTATTATTTATCATACGGTGTATCCTTAGCAGGTTTTTTACAATTAATTTTTTTATATTATTTTGTTAAAAGATTTTTTTCATTTAAATTTAATTTTAAGTTAGCAAGTGATGAAAAAGTAAAGTTTTTTTTTAGAAAACTATTACCGAGCATTTTTTCATCTGGCGTAACTCAAATTAATATTTTGGTTGGAACAATTATTGCTTCCTTTCAAGCTAGCGCAGTTTCTTATCTTTATTACGCAGACAGAATTTATCAGATCAATCTAGCGATAGCTGGTATTGCAATTGGAGTTGTGATTCTGCCACAACTTTCAAGGTTTATAGAATCTAAAAATGAAGAAAAAATTTCTCTTATTCAAAACAAAGCTTTAGAGCTGAGTTTATTTTTAAGTATACCAGCAACAGTAGCTTTGGTGATTGGTTCACAGGAAATAATTTCAGCTTTGTTTGGTTATGGTAATTTTAACAAAGAATCTGTTAATAATTCAAGTCTAGCTTTATTTTATTTTGCTTTAGGTTTACCTGCTTTTGCTTTGATAAAAGTTTTTTCAAGTTTTTTATTTGCTAATCATAATACAAAAATACCATTTTATATTTCGTTAATTTCAGTCCTTTTAAATATTTTAATAAGTATTTATTATTTTAACAAAATAGGTTTTATTATAATTCCAATCGCAACTTCAATCTCATCATGGTTTAATGCAGTAGTATTATTTATATACTTAAGAAATAATAATTTATTCTATTTTCAAAATAACTTTATTTTAAATTTCTTTAAAATAATTTTTGCATCAATATTAATGGGAATATTTTTTAATTTTCTATTAAACTTTTTTGAAAATCAACTTTTATTTTATTATAGCTTTAAATCAATTTATTTAATCTTGAG is a window from the Candidatus Pelagibacter ubique HIMB140 genome containing:
- the murJ gene encoding murein biosynthesis integral membrane protein MurJ, with the protein product MNLIKSTGTFGFYTIISRLLGYIRDILIAIFLGTGLLADAFFVAFRIPNTFRRLFSEGTFNAAFVPSYTSEMNKGKKSANDFANNIFNLLFLGLLILTIVVQIFMPGFVSIIAPGFVDDLDKMDLAISLTRITFPFLLFISLASFFSAILNSHNKFAAASAAPILLNFILIIVLLFSKALGDELVYYLSYGVSLAGFLQLIFLYYFVKRFFSFKFNFKLASDEKVKFFFRKLLPSIFSSGVTQINILVGTIIASFQASAVSYLYYADRIYQINLAIAGIAIGVVILPQLSRFIESKNEEKISLIQNKALELSLFLSIPATVALVIGSQEIISALFGYGNFNKESVNNSSLALFYFALGLPAFALIKVFSSFLFANHNTKIPFYISLISVLLNILISIYYFNKIGFIIIPIATSISSWFNAVVLFIYLRNNNLFYFQNNFILNFFKIIFASILMGIFFNFLLNFFENQLLFYYSFKSIYLILSVLFALFFYIFICYFIKAFKISDIKLNY
- a CDS encoding BON domain-containing protein encodes the protein MKFKILIIIFLSVILSGCVPGVSSTGLFGTGVSVAIDPRTVGTQIDDSIMQKTISSKILAMDKKHFLKVKTKVLDGRIFITGKVDAPEEKLKITKIAWETKGARSVRNDIKIKEEFNFKQSAKDLLITSQLRTALIVNKNIKATNYQIDTYKKKIYVYGIASTDEEKEMVISEAKEILDVEDVVASILLLEDLRIQKN
- a CDS encoding NADP-dependent malic enzyme, whose translation is MKKTKIDHYTDKEALDFHKDKKPGKIEIISSKNMTTKRDLALAYSPGVAAPVKKISEDPEAAYDYTSKGNLVAVISNGSAILGLGNLGALASKPVMEGKAVLFKRFADIDSIDLEIDCKDADEIINSIKNFAPSFGGINLEDIAAPDCFIIEQKLKEILDIPVFHDDQHGTAIITTAALLNALDISGKSIKDIKVVVNGAGASAQACTELFINTGVKSENVIMLDRKGVIYKGRAEGIDQWKSRFAINTDLRTLSDAIKGADVFLGLSSKGVLKKDMVKNMSKNPIIFACANPDPEITPEEINEVRNDAIIATGRSDYPNQVNNLIGFPYIFRGALDVRSKTINEEMKVAAAEAIAKLAREDVPDEVVAAMGGERPHYGKEYIIPSTFDPRLISVIPAAVAKAAIESGVARKKIDNFEIYKDQLKQRLDPTVTIMQGINSFIKKNQKRIVFADGEDENTLKAAIAFKNSKLGIPILVGKESKIKEQIKNIGYSENFDIEITNSKDEEKRKKYVNHLFKKLQREQGLLERDCDRMVRNDRVVWATSMVACGDADGAVTGNTRRFGASLEKIKQVVDVRKGEIMFGLNMVVNKGKTIFIADTSVHEYPTSEEMAEIAISAARVVRLFGIDPKIAFVSHSTFGQPLTSRTKHIRTAVDILKDRQVNFEFDGDMQPDVALNSDYEELYPFAKIVGKANILIMPGQHSAAISYKLMKTLGDTKVIGPLLIGLGLPIEIAPLRSSTSEIINLASIAAYSSEVIEYQID
- the rsmI gene encoding 16S rRNA (cytidine(1402)-2'-O)-methyltransferase, with translation MITKPQFKSNDYKNGLYLVATPIGNLKDISFRSLEVLEKSDYILCEDTRVSKNLLEKYKIKSKLISNHKFNEKKNALQIIEYLKSGKLISLISDAGTPSISDPGLVLVNECIKNNLNIFSIPGPSAVTTAVAASGFSDKFLFYGFLPEKNNQIEDELKKLSNFNHSLVFFSSSKKINKLIPAFKKFFSGRKIVFCRELSKLYEEYIRKNIDELELFNSELKGELTIVISEKKEEKASQKLSESDINLIKKMVNKLTTKEITDLICSNKNVPKKVVYNYCLKLKNEI